In the genome of Paramisgurnus dabryanus chromosome 16, PD_genome_1.1, whole genome shotgun sequence, the window CACAGGTTTGAGGTCACTCACGGTAGAATACATATTCGGTGTAGCTGGTCCAGATTTTGTCGTCAGTCTGCTCATGGGCAAAGGCGCACGTCCCGGTGGAGTTGCAGGCCACCATATGAAAGCCGGCATCGGCTAACCTGTCGAAAGCCTGCTCCAAGAAAGTAAACTTTAGGTAGTAGCGGGATGTGTAGCGCTCTGGTGGGCGATCGGGGTCACGGCTCTCGTTTAGTGTTTCGCCAAAAACCTCCTTAGCAAGGGAGGTTTTCCCACACACCATAATCCGTGCCACTCGCCGGAACTTGGCGTCCGCTTGACTATCGCGACCAAGCGTGTAAGAGCCCCGGTAGCCAATTGTGATGAATCCGGAGCGCTTGCCATCGCCTCCGACTGATGCCATGCTGGAGCAGGCGGCCGCAGATGCCCCCAGTGAGGCCAGATTGCGGGCGTTGTCAGCACATGGTGACGACTCTTCCGGGTCACTCTGGCAACCTTCGTCACCCAGAGAGTTCTGTTTACTGATCTTTGGTGCCAAGATTTTGACAAGTTCAGGGAGGTTAAAGAACTCTGCCTCTCTCTGCAGTCGTCCTCGCTCTG includes:
- the kctd12b gene encoding BTB/POZ domain-containing protein KCTD12b → MALPDNTSGVPVEEMSYPEIIELNVGGQVYITRYSTLTSVPESLLWKMFSQKSTKSLARDTKGRFFVDRDGFLFRYILDYMRDQQLVLPDHFPERGRLQREAEFFNLPELVKILAPKISKQNSLGDEGCQSDPEESSPCADNARNLASLGASAAACSSMASVGGDGKRSGFITIGYRGSYTLGRDSQADAKFRRVARIMVCGKTSLAKEVFGETLNESRDPDRPPERYTSRYYLKFTFLEQAFDRLADAGFHMVACNSTGTCAFAHEQTDDKIWTSYTEYVFYRE